Proteins encoded together in one Telopea speciosissima isolate NSW1024214 ecotype Mountain lineage chromosome 6, Tspe_v1, whole genome shotgun sequence window:
- the LOC122666014 gene encoding glyoxylate/hydroxypyruvate reductase HPR3-like, which produces MDTAVAIGAGVGVEGQQQAAEPPELLIFGYPTTQFLVPLAKRFRLLKPLEEESMSTQQFLTIHAQSVRALACSGLHPIDSEILRCLPSLQCVVATSVGVDHIDLAECRRRGIAVTNAGPAFAEDTADIAIGLLLDVLRRVSAADRYVRQGLWPIKGDYPLGSKLGGKRVGIIGMGNIGSEIAKRLEPFGCSISYNSRKKKSSFAFPFYSNVHELAANSDVLILTCALTKETYHIIDRDVILALGEKGVIINVGRGALIDEKELVRCLVQGEIGGAGLDVYENEPDVPKELFVLDNVVLSPHKAYLTPESFAASSKMAMANLEAFFAGKPLLSPVKDE; this is translated from the exons ATGGATACAGCTGTTGCTATTGGTGCCGGTGTCGGAGTAGAAGGACAACAACAAGCTGCGGAGCCACCGGAGCTTCTGATTTTTGGTTATCCAACTACTCAGTTTCTTGTCCCATTGGCCAAGAGGTTCAGACTTCTGAAGCCTTTGGAAGAGGAATCCATGTCCACGCAACAATTCTTGACCATTCACGCCCAGTCCGTCAGGGCTTTGGCCTGCTCAGGTCTCCACCCCATCGATTCTGAAATCCTCCGATGTCTTCCCTCCTTGCAGTGTGTTGTTGCCACCAGCGTCGGCGTTGACCACATCGACTTGGCCGAGTGCCGTCGGAGGGGGATAGCAGTCACCAATGCCGGGCCTGCCTTCGCTGAAGACACTGCCGATATCGCCATCGGACTCCTTCTCGATGTCCTTCGCCGTGTATCCGCCGCTGATCGGTATGTACGGCAAGGTCTCTGGCCTATTAAGGGGGACTATCCTCTTGGTTCCAAG TTAGGGGGCAAGCGAGTAGGGATTATTGGGATGGGGAATATTGGCTCTGAAATTGCAAAAAGGCTTGAGCCCTTTGGATGCAGTATCTCATAcaattcaaggaagaagaagtcatCTTTTGCATTTCCATTCTATTCAAATGTCCATGAACTTGCAGCTAACAGCGATGTTCTCATCCTCACTTGTGCATTGACCAAGGAAACATACCACATAATTGACAGGGATGTGATATTGGCATTGGGAGAGAAAGGAGTCATCATTAATGTGGGACGTGGAGCTCTCATTGACGAGAAGGAGTTGGTTCGATGTTTGGTTCAAGGAGAAATTGGTGGTGCTGGTTTGGATGTGTATGAAAATGAGCCAGATGTGCCCAAAGAGCTCTTTGTCTTGGATAATGTTGTACTGTCTCCGCATAAAGCTTACTTGACCCCAGAATCCTTTGCAGCATCATCTAAAATGGCTATGGCTAACTTGGAGGCTTTCTTTGCAGGTAAACCCTTACTGTCTCCAGTGAAGGATGAATGA